A region of Candidatus Komeilibacteria bacterium CG_4_10_14_0_2_um_filter_37_10 DNA encodes the following proteins:
- a CDS encoding glycosyl transferase codes for MVLIDQKQKITTREWVEGGERLVFPQGFFWGTATSAYQVEGNNKNSDWYLWERDGNIEDGQLMGTGPDHYRLFKEDLSLAAKLNNNCFRLSLEWSRIEPQDGQFDQKEIEHYRQVLQTAKKLGLQTFVTLHHFTNPLWFYYRGGWLNSEAPSLFHSYIVKVARELGSLVDFWLTINEPIIYAWQSYGVGIWPPGESSLWQTRKVVKHLAEAHDLAYRAIHQLLANQPTVRVGMAQNASSFQLHRTYSLSDQIYIRLMNYYFNHWFYDLTKGTHDFLGLNYYFHTRLQKGHWRQPQFINAASLGREVSDMGWEVYPHGLFEVLQEMSAYHLPIYVTENGIATNDEQQRAMYLIRHVQEIYYALQIGVPVKGFLYWSLLDNWEWDKGYWPHFGLVGYQEKTKKRIIKPAAKIYAQIAQQNALTKKIFQQARGINN; via the coding sequence ATGGTTTTGATTGATCAAAAACAAAAAATTACAACTCGTGAATGGGTAGAAGGTGGAGAACGACTAGTTTTTCCCCAAGGTTTTTTTTGGGGTACGGCCACATCCGCTTATCAGGTGGAGGGTAATAATAAAAACAGCGATTGGTATTTATGGGAACGTGATGGCAATATTGAAGATGGACAATTAATGGGTACGGGTCCGGATCACTATCGATTATTCAAAGAAGATTTATCCTTAGCGGCCAAGCTCAATAATAATTGTTTTCGTTTGTCATTGGAGTGGAGTAGAATTGAGCCACAGGATGGACAATTCGATCAAAAAGAAATAGAGCATTATCGTCAGGTTTTACAAACAGCAAAAAAATTAGGTTTACAAACCTTTGTTACTTTGCATCATTTTACAAATCCTTTATGGTTTTATTATCGCGGCGGCTGGTTAAACAGTGAAGCGCCATCTCTTTTTCATTCGTATATAGTTAAAGTAGCTAGGGAGTTAGGTTCTTTGGTGGATTTTTGGTTAACGATCAATGAGCCAATTATTTATGCTTGGCAATCTTATGGTGTCGGTATTTGGCCGCCCGGTGAATCATCGTTGTGGCAGACGAGAAAAGTAGTTAAGCACTTGGCAGAGGCCCATGACTTAGCCTATCGCGCCATTCATCAGCTTTTAGCCAACCAACCAACGGTACGAGTTGGTATGGCGCAAAACGCTAGCTCTTTTCAGCTACACCGAACTTATTCTTTATCTGATCAAATCTATATTCGTTTGATGAATTATTATTTTAATCACTGGTTCTATGATTTGACTAAAGGAACTCACGATTTTCTCGGTTTAAATTATTATTTTCATACTCGATTACAGAAGGGTCATTGGCGACAACCACAGTTTATCAACGCTGCCAGTCTTGGTCGCGAGGTTTCGGATATGGGCTGGGAGGTGTACCCCCATGGTTTATTTGAGGTACTACAAGAAATGTCTGCTTATCATTTACCTATTTATGTGACAGAAAACGGCATTGCCACTAACGACGAGCAACAAAGAGCAATGTATTTAATTCGTCATGTTCAAGAAATTTATTATGCTTTGCAAATTGGCGTGCCAGTTAAAGGTTTTCTTTATTGGTCGCTACTGGATAATTGGGAGTGGGACAAAGGTTATTGGCCACACTTTGGTTTGGTTGGTTATCAAGAAAAAACAAAAAAAAGAATCATCAAACCAGCGGCTAAGATTTATGCTCAGATTGCCCAGCAAAATGCTTTAACTAAGAAGATCTTTCAGCAAGCTAGGGGGATTAATAATTAA